The following is a genomic window from Nitrospirota bacterium.
ATTAAATTCAGAAATTTTTGAGCTTCACTATGTCTGGGGTTTATTTGCAGGACTTTTTTAAATTCCTTACGAGCCTCTTTTATATCTTTTTTTGCAAAATAGTAGATTTGTCCGAGTTTAAAATGCGGCATTTCCCATTCCAGATTAAGTCTTATGGCAGTCTTATAATTTTCTATCGCTTTATCAAACAGGTCTATGGACGTATAAGCGCTGCCGAGACAATAATATGCCATTGAATAATCGGGGTTAAGTTTTATAGCAATCTGGTGCTGCTCTATTGCCTTATCAATCAGCCCTTGAGATTGGTAGGCAATGCCGAGATTATTATGTGCTTCCATGAGAGCCGGGTTCAGCCTTACAGCGGTTTGATATTGTTCTATTGCCTTTTCAATTAACCCCTGAGATAGGTAGAGACCGGCAAGATTGCTGCGTGTAATTGAATAGCCGGGATCAAGTTTTATAGCAATCTGATACTGCTCTATTGCCTGTTCAATTAGCCCCTGAGCCTGGTAGGCAATGCCGAGATTATTATGTGCTGCTGAATAATCGGGGTTAAGTTTTATAGCAATCTGATACTGCTCTATTGCCTGTTCAATTAGCCCCTGAGCCTGGTAAGCACGGCCAAGATTATTATATGCATACCAATAATCAGGGTTAAGTTTTATAGCAATCTGATACTGCTCTATTGCCTGTTCAATTAGCCCCTGAGATTGGGAGGCAATGCCAAAAAAAGTATGAGCCCTTTCGTTCTCAGGGCTCTTGTTCACTACATCCTTCCAGAGGCTTATCTCGTCTTTCCAAACTTTGTTCCTCGCATACGTAGCGCCTGCAAACACCAGAACAACCACTGCAAATAGAATAACAGCCGCCTTTTGACCTTTGCCGTTAAATTTTCTTGCAACATTAAAAACAACGCTGCTTATAACAAAAAAAATCCCTATTGATGGTAAATACACCCTGTGTTCAAAAATCACATCCCTGATTGGGATAAGGCTTGACTCTACAGACAATGTTATGAAAAACCAGAAAATACCAAATGCCGTTAAACGCAATCCTTTATGTGTAGTGCTGAACCTATAAGTAAAATAAACAGCAATACTGAATATTGATAGGAGAAATAAAAATGATAGGAATACCTTAAAATCAAACAGCGAATGATATAGTGGGTAGTTATAATCAAGCATCTGGTTTATAGGCGCCAGAAGAAGCCTTATGTATGTGGTTACCACCCTCATTTCCGTAAATAGATAATCAAGCCTTGAAATGTTTGACTGGACCCTCGTTGCCTCGCCCACATCACTTATTAACTCATCTATTGGTCTGTCCATACTTATAAAATTCACCGGGATTATCAGCATAGTTATGAGAAACGGGATTAAATATAAAACCCTTTTTATTACTTTGCCCTTCAGGAACATAAACTCATAAAGTACAACAATTACAGGGAGAGTAAATGCAATCTCCTTTGTCTTCATTGCAAGGACAGCAGAGGTTAGCGATGACAGATAATAGAAGACAGGCTTAAGCTTTGATATTCCGGATTCTGGATTTTTTGTTTTATTTCTGTCTTCTGCCTCCTGTCTTCTGATTTCTGCCTTCTGATTTGCGAGTCTCCATTTCATATACAAAACAAGCGAAATCAAGTAGAACATCGCTGCAAGAGAGGCGAACCTCTGTACTATGTATGTTACTGCCTGAGTCTGCAGGGGGTGGCAGACAAATAACAGGGCAGAAAACAGGGCAATTAAAGCAGTGTACGAACTGTTTCTGTGTTCTGTTATGAAAAAAGGTGTCTCAAATATGAGAAGCACCAGCCGGTACATAAGAAGGGCATTAATAATATGCACTGAGATGTTAAAGACATGATAGCCGGTAACATCAAAGCCGTGTATCTTGTAGTTCAAGGCGAAACTGAAATAACCCACGATTCTTTGTTTAAAAACAATTTTTGTCTCAAAATCAGACAGGAGGTATGTAAAGTAGTTGAAAGATTTAATTAGGGGGTTTTCTACAATGTTTGGAATGTCATCAAAATGAAAAGGCGCATTAAAGGTATTTGAGTAAGCAAGCAGCCCGAGAGTTATTATCAATAAAATATGAAAAACAGGTTTATGCAGGAGCCCTGTCTCAGCACCTATTGTTGGTGAAAGAGGCTCTATTTGTTTGTTTTTAGCTAAAGAGACCGCTCCGGTTAAATTTCTTTTTC
Proteins encoded in this region:
- a CDS encoding tetratricopeptide repeat protein — its product is MGKASKRKRNLTGAVSLAKNKQIEPLSPTIGAETGLLHKPVFHILLIITLGLLAYSNTFNAPFHFDDIPNIVENPLIKSFNYFTYLLSDFETKIVFKQRIVGYFSFALNYKIHGFDVTGYHVFNISVHIINALLMYRLVLLIFETPFFITEHRNSSYTALIALFSALLFVCHPLQTQAVTYIVQRFASLAAMFYLISLVLYMKWRLANQKAEIRRQEAEDRNKTKNPESGISKLKPVFYYLSSLTSAVLAMKTKEIAFTLPVIVVLYEFMFLKGKVIKRVLYLIPFLITMLIIPVNFISMDRPIDELISDVGEATRVQSNISRLDYLFTEMRVVTTYIRLLLAPINQMLDYNYPLYHSLFDFKVFLSFLFLLSIFSIAVYFTYRFSTTHKGLRLTAFGIFWFFITLSVESSLIPIRDVIFEHRVYLPSIGIFFVISSVVFNVARKFNGKGQKAAVILFAVVVLVFAGATYARNKVWKDEISLWKDVVNKSPENERAHTFFGIASQSQGLIEQAIEQYQIAIKLNPDYWYAYNNLGRAYQAQGLIEQAIEQYQIAIKLNPDYSAAHNNLGIAYQAQGLIEQAIEQYQIAIKLDPGYSITRSNLAGLYLSQGLIEKAIEQYQTAVRLNPALMEAHNNLGIAYQSQGLIDKAIEQHQIAIKLNPDYSMAYYCLGSAYTSIDLFDKAIENYKTAIRLNLEWEMPHFKLGQIYYFAKKDIKEARKEFKKVLQINPRHSEAQKFLNL